The genomic stretch ATGCAAGGATTTGCTCAGGCATTAGAAGAAGATTACGGCACTCACCTCGATGATCTCGCTCATACCTACATTCAGAGCATTTCCGATAGTGCGGTGCAGATGGGCACCTTGATTGATGATTTGCTGAGCTATAGCCGGCTGAGTCGAACGCAAATCAATTTGCAACCGACAGAGTTGAATGCCGTGGTTGATGCTGCTCTACGTCAACTACATCGCGAAATTGGAGAGCGTCACGCAGTCGTCCAGATTCGGTCTCCGCTGCCCTCGGTAATTGCTAACCGCCCCATTTTGATTCAAGTGATCACAAACTTAATCAGCAATGCGCTCAAATTTGTGGAGCCGTCAAACCAGCCTGCCATCGTCATCGCGGCTCAGGTTGAAAAAAAATTGGTACGCTTAACGATCGAAGACAATGGCATCGGTATCGCACCCGAATATCAAGATCGCATCTTTCGTGTGTTTGAGCGGTTACACGGCATCGAAACATTTCCGGGAACAGGCATTGGCTTGGCGATTGTCCGGAAAGGTATCGATCGCATGGGTGGGCAAGTTGGGGTAGAGTCTCAACTGGGCCACGGTAGCCGATTTTGGCTTGTATTACCGCTTGCATCTACCTAGATTTATTTTCCACATGACTCAACCCCGCATTCTCTTAATCGATGACAATCCAGGCGATCGTGCCTTGGCGATTCGCGCGCTCAAACAAACCTTCTCCAATCTGCAAGTTCAAGAGGTTCTCGACCAGGGCGGCTTAAATCGCGCCATTCGGGAGAAAAATTTTGATTTGGTGGTTACAGATTTCCAAATTCGCTGGACAACAGGGATTGACGTTCTTCTCGCCATTAAGGAGCAAGATCCAACCCTTCCAGTGATTATGTTCACCAACACAGGCACGGAAGAAATCGCCGTCGAGGCGATGAAGCTTGGACTAGACGATTACATTCTCAAACGATCAGATGCTTATGCTCGTCTACCTGCTGCTGTCAGTCGTTCGCTCGAGAATGTTAGAATCCGTGCTGAGCTAGAACGGTATACCAACATTCGCGTTCATGATCTCAACGAAGCGCTGCAAACAATTCTGTCACTCAGTTCACGGTTACTCGAGAGAAGTACATCTCGTTCTCAGGCTGACCAAACCGACTTCCAGCAGATTTACCGCGCTGCTCAAACGGCAAGCGAATTGCTACAAGACCTACTGCCTGAGAATCCTTCACACAAATCAAGTAACTCGTGACAATGGATGTGCCCCCAATTTTACTGGTTGAAGATGATCCTAAAGAGGTTTTATTAATTCAGCGGGCGTTTCGTAAAGCTGAGATTGCTGCTGACTTGCATATCATCAACGACGGAGAACAAGCGATTGCCTACTTGGCCGGACAACCGCCGTTTGAGGATCGCGCTCAGTATCCACTTCCGATGCTGATTCTGCTCGATTTGAAACTTCCTCGTCGCTCTGGAGCTGAAGTACTGGCTTGGTTACGTCAACAACCCGGATTGAAGCGCATTCCCGTCGTGATGCTGACTGCCTCAAGGGAATATGCGGATGTCAACCGAACTTATGACTTAGGAGTGAACGCTTACATGGTCAAACCCGTTAGCTTTAACCAGCTTGTAGAAATTGTGAACACACTGCACGTTCATTGGCTTGTGCTGAACGAGAAACCGCAAATCGATATCTCCTAGATAGGGACATCTGGGCGTTCTATGCTCGAGATCCTACTGATTGCCTTCGTTAAAGAAGAAGACCAGAAAGTATTAACTCATTAGTGGTTCAACGTTTTGGTTCGTTGCCGCACCCGCAGAAGGTCCGGGCTGAGAACCTGTGCAGCCGCTAGCTGCTACCCAAGTGAAAGTAGGAACAAATTGGGTAAGTTAACCCTAGCCCTAGAGAACCGGCTTCGTTCATGATAGAAGCATATTCAAAACCGCTAGCTCCTCTATTCACGCTGGCATTTATTAGAAGAAGCCCTGGGCACCTGCCTAGGGCTTATCAGTTGTTGCATCAAGCTCAGCTGCTCGTTTTGATCAGTTGCCACAGTCGGCAGAAAGTCGAGATGCAGAGCGCTTCGGGTGCTTTAGGAGAGTTGGAGATTCAGTCGGCTAGAAATCGACACAACAATACCCTTCTTCCGCAAATCGCCTAACGCTTTGTACAGATCCCCCTCATCCAACTCCCAACGTGCAGCGTAGCTGATTCCTTCGGGCGCGCAAAAGGCAGCGACATCGATCTCAGGAGTTAGCTTTCCGGGGGAATCAATCTGCAAGGCAAAAAAGACATAATCACGTTAGCTTCGCTTCACAGAGTGTTCGCTCGTGAGGAGTTTGAGACTGCGAATCCGTAAGAGTTCGTCTCGATCCAGGAGTATCAGCGTTGAGTTTTGAAGTAATACTCATGTCGTAAATTGAGTTTCTAGAGGCAGCCAAGGTTGTATTTCCAAAATAGAACCTAATTCAAGCGGCATGTACACTGAAATTATGTACTTGAGCGCTGTTTCTTGATCTCATTAGAGGCTCGCATTAGATACTCTACCAATTGAGCCTTGCTCTTTTACTTAGCGATTAAGGAAAAAACCTGACTTCTGATACGGCAACAGAAAATTGACTAAGTGAATTAATACATATGCGAATCCAGCTTTAACCTAGGCGCTAAGTAATTCCTGAGAAAGCCCTAGTTTCCGCTTTTCAAGTCTGTTGGCGACTTTAAGTAGTAATCGTGCCAATTGTGTATCATCTAGCAACTCAATCGGGTCCTCTACTGGTCGAGGTTCTTTACCGGCTAGAAGTTCGCAGAAGTAGCGTTTCGCTCCTGGCGTAATTTGATCTGCACCGTCTAGCA from Cyanobacteria bacterium FACHB-DQ100 encodes the following:
- a CDS encoding helix-turn-helix transcriptional regulator — its product is MHQYFDQTLKQLGITGKKLAEVTGVSTTHISEFRNGKTNPSCEMLERMLDGADQITPGAKRYFCELLAGKEPRPVEDPIELLDDTQLARLLLKVANRLEKRKLGLSQELLSA
- a CDS encoding response regulator, with protein sequence MDVPPILLVEDDPKEVLLIQRAFRKAEIAADLHIINDGEQAIAYLAGQPPFEDRAQYPLPMLILLDLKLPRRSGAEVLAWLRQQPGLKRIPVVMLTASREYADVNRTYDLGVNAYMVKPVSFNQLVEIVNTLHVHWLVLNEKPQIDIS
- a CDS encoding response regulator gives rise to the protein MTQPRILLIDDNPGDRALAIRALKQTFSNLQVQEVLDQGGLNRAIREKNFDLVVTDFQIRWTTGIDVLLAIKEQDPTLPVIMFTNTGTEEIAVEAMKLGLDDYILKRSDAYARLPAAVSRSLENVRIRAELERYTNIRVHDLNEALQTILSLSSRLLERSTSRSQADQTDFQQIYRAAQTASELLQDLLPENPSHKSSNS